The window CTACTACGGCGGCTGCGACCACGTCGACGAGGTGGAGACGCTGGCGATCGAGCGCGCCAAGGCGCTGTTCGGCGCGCGCTTCGCCAACGTCCAGCCCCATTCCGGCGCCCAGGCCAACCAGGCGGTGTTCCTGGCGCTGCTCCGGCCCGGCGACCGCATCATGGGCATGTCGCTCGCCCACGGCGGCCACCTCACCCACGGCTCGCCCGTCACCATGTCGGGCAAGTGGTTCGACGCAGTGAGCTACGAGGTGCGCGCCTCTGACCAGCTCATCGACTACGACGCGCTGCTCCTCAAGGCGCGCGAGGCGCGGCCCAAGCTGATCGTCGCCGGCGCCTCCGCCTACCCGCGCGCCATCAACTTCGGGGCCTTCCGGCACATCGCCGACGAGGTCGGAGCCGTGCTGATGGTCGACATGGCCCACTACGCCGGCCTCGTGGCGGCCCGGCTCTATCCCGACCCGCTGCCCCACGCCCACGTGGTGACCACCACCACGCACAAGACCCTGCGCGGCCCGCGCGGCGGCATGATCCTGACGAACGACGAGGCCCTCGCCAAGACGTTCAACTCGGCCGTCTTCCCCGGCAACCAGGGCGGCCCGCTGATGCACGTCGTCGCCGCCAAGGCCGTGGCCTTCGGCGAGGCGCTGCGGCCCGAGTTCAGGGCCTACGCCGCGGCGGTGATCGACAACGCCCGCACGCTGGCCCGCACGCTGGTGGACGGCGGCCTCGCCATCGTGTCGGGCGGCACCGACTGCCACATGGTGCTGGTCGACCTCCGCCCGAAGGGCGTGAAGGGCAAGGACGCCGAGAAGGCCCTCGAGCGCGCCGGGCTCACCTGCAACAAGAACGCGATCCCGTTCGACCCCGAGAAGCCGGCCGTGACCTCGGGCGTGCGCCTCGGCACCTCGGCCGGCACCACGCGCGGCTTCGGCGAGGCCGAGTTCCGCCGCGTCGGCGAGCTGATCCTCAAAGTCGTCGACGCGCTGGCGGCGGCCGGGCCGGACGGGGACGCCGCCGTGGAGCGCTCCGTCCTCGCCGAGGTGTCGGAGCTGTGCCGCCGCTTTCCGATCTACCGCTGAGCGCGCGGGGGCCGGCGCGCCGGCCCCCTTCGCAACGGGGCCCCCCATGTTCCTCAGCGTCTTCGACGTCTTCAAGATCGGCGTCGGCCCGTCCTCGTCCCACACCATGGGGCCGATGACGGCGGCGGCCGACTTCCTCGACCTCCTGCGCGGCTCGGCGGCGGGGCCCGCGGCGCGCGCGGTCCGCGTCACGCTGCACGGCTCGCTGGCCTTCACGGGCCGCGGCCACGCGACCGACCGCGCCGTGGCGCTCGGCCTGCTCGGCCACCGGCCGGCCGACCTCGACGGCGCGGCGGCCGAGCGGGAGCTCGCCGAACTCGCCGAAGCGCACCGCCTCGCGCCGGCGGGCCTGCCGGGCCTGCGCTTCGACCCCGCGCGCGACATCGTGTTCGACTACGGGCCGCCGCTGCCCGGCCACGCCAACGGCCTCGTCTTCGCGGCCCTCGACGGGACCGGCGACCCCGTCCTGTCCGAAACCTATTATTCGATCGGGGGCGGCTTCGTCGTGACGGCGGCGGAGCGCGACGCCCCCGCGGCCGCGGTGTCGGCGGCCGCCGAGGAGGTGTCGCGCTGGCCGTACCCCTTCGCGACCGCGGCCGCCATGCTGCGCATGGCGCGGGCGAGCGGCCTGTCGGTCGCCGCCATGAAGCGCGCCAACGAGGGCGCCGACCGCGCGCCCGAGGCCGTCGAGGCCGGCCTCGCCCGCGTGTGGGCGACCATGGACGCCTGCATCGAGCGCGGGCTCGTCCGCGAGGGCGAGCTGCCCGGCGGCCTCCGGGTGAAGCGGCGCGCCGGGCGCATCCGCGCGCAGCTCGAGCGCGAGCGCGGCACCAACCTCGCCCAGCCGCACGTCGCCTCGGACTGGCTCAGCGTCTACGCGCTGGCGGTCAACGAGGAGAACGCGGCCGGCGGGGTGGTGGTCACGGCGCCCACCAACGGCGCGGCCGGCGTCGTGCCCGCCGTGCTGCGCTACTACCTCGACCATTGCGTCGGGGCGAGCCGCGAGCGGATCTCGGACTTCCTGCTGACCGCGGCCGCGGTCGGCGGCCTCATCAAGCACAACGCCTCGATCTCGGGCGCCGAGGCGGGGTGCCAGGGCGAGGTCGGCTCGGCGGCCGCCATGGCGGCGGCGGGGCTCTGCGCCGTGCTGGGCGGCACGCCCGAGCAGGTCGAGAACGCGGCCGAGATCGCGCTGGAACACCACCTCGGCATGACCTGCGACCCCGTGGCGGGCCTCGTGCAGGTGCCCTGCATCGAGCGCAACGGCATCGGCGCCATCAAGGCGGTGGCGGCGGCCTCGCTGGCGCTCCGCGGGGACGGCTCGCACGTCATGCCGCTCGACAACTGCATCGAGGCGATGCGCCAGACCGGGCTCGAGATGAGCCACAAGTTCAAGGAAACCAGCCTCGGCGGGCTGGCCGTCAACCTGCCGGAGTGCTGACCACGGCGAGCGGAGCGAGACTGCCCATCCAGAGCGCAATCAGGGCCGGCCGACGATGAAAGGATGATCTCGCGCCCATGGCGTAAGCAGATCTCACGTCGCCCCGTCGTAATCACAACAATAATCGTCGAGCCGTGGCCGGTGTGGCGCGTCATCCGCCGCGCTATCGGCGTCCGTTTCAGTAATCCGGAGCGGCGATCTCGGAAAAACCGGGCAGAAAAAGAGATATCCACGGCTTCTGAACGCGAAGAATTCCAAACAGTGTTTGATCGCGTCGAAAAAACTGTGCTAGCTTGTCGCATCACAGGAGCCCACGATGCACAGGGCCGCCATGGGAGCGAGCATTGCGATGACTCTCCAGCCCGAGATACGTGCGGCCGAGGTCGCGGTCCTGCCGCGCGAGCCGATGTTGAAGGTCGATGCCGTCGGCAAGCGGTTCGGGCCCATCACCGTGCTCGACGACATCCACATGACGATGCGGGCCGGCGAGGTCGTCGCCATCATCGGGCCGAGCGGGTCGGGCAAGAGCACCCTGCTCCGCTGCATCAACCAGCTCGAGCCGCCGACCAGCGGCCGCGTGACCCTCGGCGGCGTGACCATCGAGGCGGGCCACAGCCCGTCGCGTCGCGAGCTGAACCAGCTCCGCCGCGCCGTCGGCATGGTGTTCCAGTCCTTCAACCTGTTCCCGCACCTCACGGTGCTGCGCAACGTGTCGCTCGCCCAGGAGCGCGTGCTCGGCCGCAGCCGCGCCGAGGCCGACGCCCGCTCCATGGACCTGCTCGGCCGCGTGGGGCTCGCCAACAAGGCTGACCAGTACCCGGCCCGCTGTTCGGGCGGGCAGCAGCAGCGCATCGCCATCGCGCGCGCCCTGGCGCTCGACCCGCAGCTGATGCTGTTCGACGAGCCGACCTCGGCGCTCGACCCCGAGCTCGGCCTCGAAGTGCTCGCCGTGATGCGCGAGCTGGCCGAGGGCGGCATGACGATGATCGTCGTGACCCACGAGATGCACTTCGCCGAGACCGTGTCGGACCGCGTGATCATCATGGCGGACGGGCGCATCGTCGAGCAGGGCCCGAGCCGCGAGCTGATGCGCGCGCCCCAGACCGAGCGGGCCCGCCGCTTCCTCAACGCGGTGAAGGACCGATGACCGGCGAGATCTTCCTCGGCATCGCGGCCGGCATCCCCTGGACGCTGGCCCTCACGGCCCTGTCCTTCGCCATCGGCGCCGTGCTCGGCCTCGCGCTCTGCGGCCTGAGGATGGCGCCCTCGGCCCCGCTGCGCTTCGTCGGCGGCGCCGTCATCCTCACCTTCCGCGCGATCCCGCCGATCGTGTGGCTGTTCGTGATCTTCTTCGGCATCGGCAGCGACTACGTGCCGGTCGGCCCCTTCACGGCCGCGGTCGCCGGCCTCGGGCTCATCACCGCGGCCAACATGGCCGAGATCTACCGGGGCGCCCTCGCGGCCGTGCATTCCGGCCAGTGGGAGGCCGCGGCGGTGCTGAACCTGCCGGCCCGCTCGCGCTTCGCCGACGTGATCGGCCCGCAGCTGCTGCGCATCGCCCTGCCGTCGGCCGCCACCTACGTGATCGGCCTCCTCAAGGACTCGGCCGTGGCCTCCACGATCGGCGTCGGCGAGATCGCCTTCCAGGCCTACCACATGTCCCAGCGCACCTTCCACGGGCTCGACGTCTTCGCGATCGCCGGCGCCCTCTACATCGCCATCAGCCTGCCGATCGCCTTCGCGGCGCGCTGGGCCGACCTGCGCATGCGCGCCGCGGTGGCCCGATGATCGGCCTCCTCTCCTTCTGGGCCGAGTGGCTCCCCTCGCTGCTCGACGGGCTCAAGGTCAGCGTCGAGGTGACGAGCGTGGGGCTGCTGTTCGGCGTCCCCCTGGGCCTGCTGCTGGCGCTCGGCGTCCAGGCCCGCTCGCCGCTGCCGCACTGGCTCGCCCTCGGGGTGGTCGAGGTGGGCCGCGGCGCCCCGGTGCTGATCCTGCTCCAGTTCGCCTATTTCGGCCTGCCGTCGGCCGGCCTGTCGCTGTCCTCCTTCACGGCGGCGAGCTTCGCCTTCGCGTGGTGCACCGGAGCCTACACGAGCGAGATCATCCGCGCCGGTCTCGAAGCCGTGCCGCACGGCCAGAAGGAGGCCGCCGCCGCGATCGGCTTCACGCGGCTCGACGAGCTGCGCTTCGTGATCCTGCCGCAGGGCCTGCGCGTGGCGCTGCCGGCGCTGCTCGGCTTCGCGATCCTGATGCTGCAGGCGTCCTCGCTGTGCTTCGCCATCGCGCTGCCCGAGCTCGTCAGCCAGGCCTACGCGATCGGCTCCACGACCTTCGCCTACATGCCGATCCTCGTGCTGGCCGGCCTGCTCTACGCGGCGATCTGCATCCCGGCGACCCTGCTGGTCGCCGGCCTGGAACGCCGGCTCGGCCGCCACGCCGCCTGACGGCCCCACCTTCCAACCCCTGGACGAATCGACGATGCCCAACACCAGAACCCTGGCCCTCGCCCTCGCGGCGGCCGCGAGCCTCTCGACGGCGGCTCTCGCGGCCGACTGCAAGCCGGCCCACACCTTCCCCACCGTGGCGCCGGGCAAGCTCACCGTCGCGGTCTACGAGTACCCGCCCTTCACCACCGGCACGTCCGGCGGCGACATCGGCGGCATCGACAGCGAGATCGCCAAGAAGATCGCCGCCGAGAACTGCCTCGCCGTGGCGCCGGTGGTGGTCGACGCCGCGGCCGCCATCCAATACGTGCTCACCGGCAAGGCCGACGTTTCGGGCGGCGACTGGTACCGCACCCAGCTCCGCGCCAAGGTGCTCGACGTGTCGGCGCCGACCTACCTCGACCAGATGGGCATCTACTCGAAGGACGGCATCGACACCGTGCAGGGCCTGATCGGCAAGCAGGTCGGCACCGTGTCGGGCTTCAACTGGGTGCCCGAGCTGCAGAAGCTGCTCGGCAGCAACCTGCACCTCTACCCGAGCCCGGTCGCGCTCGCGCAGGACCTCGCGGCGGGGCGCATCGACGTCGGCGTCGACAGCTACGCGACGGGCGTCTACGCCCAGAAGAAGGGCGGCTATCCGGGCATCAAGATCCTGGTGTCGAAGCCCGACCCGCGCGTGCAGTCCTCGGTCGAGCCGGCCCAGTCGGGCCTGCTCTACACCA is drawn from Lichenibacterium dinghuense and contains these coding sequences:
- a CDS encoding amino acid ABC transporter ATP-binding protein is translated as MLKVDAVGKRFGPITVLDDIHMTMRAGEVVAIIGPSGSGKSTLLRCINQLEPPTSGRVTLGGVTIEAGHSPSRRELNQLRRAVGMVFQSFNLFPHLTVLRNVSLAQERVLGRSRAEADARSMDLLGRVGLANKADQYPARCSGGQQQRIAIARALALDPQLMLFDEPTSALDPELGLEVLAVMRELAEGGMTMIVVTHEMHFAETVSDRVIIMADGRIVEQGPSRELMRAPQTERARRFLNAVKDR
- a CDS encoding amino acid ABC transporter permease, whose product is MIGLLSFWAEWLPSLLDGLKVSVEVTSVGLLFGVPLGLLLALGVQARSPLPHWLALGVVEVGRGAPVLILLQFAYFGLPSAGLSLSSFTAASFAFAWCTGAYTSEIIRAGLEAVPHGQKEAAAAIGFTRLDELRFVILPQGLRVALPALLGFAILMLQASSLCFAIALPELVSQAYAIGSTTFAYMPILVLAGLLYAAICIPATLLVAGLERRLGRHAA
- a CDS encoding amino acid ABC transporter permease, whose protein sequence is MTGEIFLGIAAGIPWTLALTALSFAIGAVLGLALCGLRMAPSAPLRFVGGAVILTFRAIPPIVWLFVIFFGIGSDYVPVGPFTAAVAGLGLITAANMAEIYRGALAAVHSGQWEAAAVLNLPARSRFADVIGPQLLRIALPSAATYVIGLLKDSAVASTIGVGEIAFQAYHMSQRTFHGLDVFAIAGALYIAISLPIAFAARWADLRMRAAVAR
- the glyA gene encoding serine hydroxymethyltransferase → MLNFDLDKPLADAEVAGAIGREYDRQAGQIELIASENIVSADVLRAQGSVLTNKYAEGYPGRRYYGGCDHVDEVETLAIERAKALFGARFANVQPHSGAQANQAVFLALLRPGDRIMGMSLAHGGHLTHGSPVTMSGKWFDAVSYEVRASDQLIDYDALLLKAREARPKLIVAGASAYPRAINFGAFRHIADEVGAVLMVDMAHYAGLVAARLYPDPLPHAHVVTTTTHKTLRGPRGGMILTNDEALAKTFNSAVFPGNQGGPLMHVVAAKAVAFGEALRPEFRAYAAAVIDNARTLARTLVDGGLAIVSGGTDCHMVLVDLRPKGVKGKDAEKALERAGLTCNKNAIPFDPEKPAVTSGVRLGTSAGTTRGFGEAEFRRVGELILKVVDALAAAGPDGDAAVERSVLAEVSELCRRFPIYR
- a CDS encoding substrate-binding periplasmic protein produces the protein MPNTRTLALALAAAASLSTAALAADCKPAHTFPTVAPGKLTVAVYEYPPFTTGTSGGDIGGIDSEIAKKIAAENCLAVAPVVVDAAAAIQYVLTGKADVSGGDWYRTQLRAKVLDVSAPTYLDQMGIYSKDGIDTVQGLIGKQVGTVSGFNWVPELQKLLGSNLHLYPSPVALAQDLAAGRIDVGVDSYATGVYAQKKGGYPGIKILVSKPDPRVQSSVEPAQSGLLYTKGNKALGEALDDGIAKMHADGTIANLLKQNGLDPSGADVGAPRIMQ
- a CDS encoding L-serine ammonia-lyase translates to MFLSVFDVFKIGVGPSSSHTMGPMTAAADFLDLLRGSAAGPAARAVRVTLHGSLAFTGRGHATDRAVALGLLGHRPADLDGAAAERELAELAEAHRLAPAGLPGLRFDPARDIVFDYGPPLPGHANGLVFAALDGTGDPVLSETYYSIGGGFVVTAAERDAPAAAVSAAAEEVSRWPYPFATAAAMLRMARASGLSVAAMKRANEGADRAPEAVEAGLARVWATMDACIERGLVREGELPGGLRVKRRAGRIRAQLERERGTNLAQPHVASDWLSVYALAVNEENAAGGVVVTAPTNGAAGVVPAVLRYYLDHCVGASRERISDFLLTAAAVGGLIKHNASISGAEAGCQGEVGSAAAMAAAGLCAVLGGTPEQVENAAEIALEHHLGMTCDPVAGLVQVPCIERNGIGAIKAVAAASLALRGDGSHVMPLDNCIEAMRQTGLEMSHKFKETSLGGLAVNLPEC